One region of Manis pentadactyla isolate mManPen7 chromosome 9, mManPen7.hap1, whole genome shotgun sequence genomic DNA includes:
- the CCS gene encoding copper chaperone for superoxide dismutase isoform X2 has protein sequence MASDSGNRGTTCTLEFAVQMTCQNCVDAVHKSLQGVSGVQSVEVQLENQMVLVETTLPSQDVQALLESTGRQAVLKGMGSGLLGNLGAAVAILEGPGAVQGVVRFLQLTPECCLIEGTIDGLEPGPHGLHVHQFGDLTKNCSSCGDHFNPDRTSHGGPQDSDRHRGDLGNVHAGADGRAIFRIEDEQLKVWDVIGRSLVIDEGEDDLGRGNHPLSKITGNSGVRLACGIIARSAGLFQNPKQICSCDGLTIWEERGRPIAGEGRKAQTPAHL, from the exons ATGGCCTCGGACTCGGGGAACCGCGGGACCACCTGCACG CTGGAGTTTGCGGTGCAGATGACCTGTCAGAACTGCGTGGACGCGGTGCACAAGTCCCTGCAAGGGGTGTCAG GTGTCCAGAGTGTGGAGGTGCAGCTGGAGAACCAGATGGTCCTGGTGGAGACCACCCTCCCCAGCCAGGACGTGCAGGCCCTTCTAGAAAGCACAGGGCGGCAGGCGGTGCTCAAGGGCATGGGCAGTGGCCTGTTGG GGAACCTGGGGGCAGCAGTGGCCATTCTGGAGGGGCCTGGTGCTGTGCAAGGGGTTGTACGCTTCCTACAGCTGACCCCTGAGTGCTGCCTCATTGAGGGGACCATTGACGGCCTGGAGCCTGGGCCTCACGGACTCCATGTCCATCAGTTTGGGGACCTGACAAAGAACTGCAGCAG ctGTGGGGACCACTTTAATCCTGACAGAACATCTCATGGGGGCCCCCAGGACTCTGACCGG CACCGTGGAGACCTGGGGAACGTCCACGCTGGTGCAGACGGCCGAGCCATCTTCAGGATCgaggatgagcagctgaag GTGTGGGATGTGATTGGCCGAAGCCTGGTCATTGATGAGGGAGAAGATGACCTGGGCCGGGGCAACCATCCCTTGTCCAAGATCACGGGGAACTCTGGGGTGAG GTTGGCTTGTGGCATCATCGCACGCTCTGCTGGCCTTTTCCAGAACCCCAAGCAGATCTGCTCCTGTGATGGCCTC
- the CCS gene encoding copper chaperone for superoxide dismutase isoform X1, producing MASDSGNRGTTCTLEFAVQMTCQNCVDAVHKSLQGVSEQGYLPSAPSLLPGVQSVEVQLENQMVLVETTLPSQDVQALLESTGRQAVLKGMGSGLLGNLGAAVAILEGPGAVQGVVRFLQLTPECCLIEGTIDGLEPGPHGLHVHQFGDLTKNCSSCGDHFNPDRTSHGGPQDSDRHRGDLGNVHAGADGRAIFRIEDEQLKVWDVIGRSLVIDEGEDDLGRGNHPLSKITGNSGVRLACGIIARSAGLFQNPKQICSCDGLTIWEERGRPIAGEGRKAQTPAHL from the exons ATGGCCTCGGACTCGGGGAACCGCGGGACCACCTGCACG CTGGAGTTTGCGGTGCAGATGACCTGTCAGAACTGCGTGGACGCGGTGCACAAGTCCCTGCAAGGGGTGTCAG AACAGGGgtacctgccctctgccccttctCTCCTCCCAGGTGTCCAGAGTGTGGAGGTGCAGCTGGAGAACCAGATGGTCCTGGTGGAGACCACCCTCCCCAGCCAGGACGTGCAGGCCCTTCTAGAAAGCACAGGGCGGCAGGCGGTGCTCAAGGGCATGGGCAGTGGCCTGTTGG GGAACCTGGGGGCAGCAGTGGCCATTCTGGAGGGGCCTGGTGCTGTGCAAGGGGTTGTACGCTTCCTACAGCTGACCCCTGAGTGCTGCCTCATTGAGGGGACCATTGACGGCCTGGAGCCTGGGCCTCACGGACTCCATGTCCATCAGTTTGGGGACCTGACAAAGAACTGCAGCAG ctGTGGGGACCACTTTAATCCTGACAGAACATCTCATGGGGGCCCCCAGGACTCTGACCGG CACCGTGGAGACCTGGGGAACGTCCACGCTGGTGCAGACGGCCGAGCCATCTTCAGGATCgaggatgagcagctgaag GTGTGGGATGTGATTGGCCGAAGCCTGGTCATTGATGAGGGAGAAGATGACCTGGGCCGGGGCAACCATCCCTTGTCCAAGATCACGGGGAACTCTGGGGTGAG GTTGGCTTGTGGCATCATCGCACGCTCTGCTGGCCTTTTCCAGAACCCCAAGCAGATCTGCTCCTGTGATGGCCTC
- the CCS gene encoding copper chaperone for superoxide dismutase isoform X3, with protein sequence MASDSGNRGTTCTLEFAVQMTCQNCVDAVHKSLQGVSEQGYLPSAPSLLPGVQSVEVQLENQMVLVETTLPSQDVQALLESTGRQAVLKGMGSGLLGNLGAAVAILEGPGAVQGVVRFLQLTPECCLIEGTIDGLEPGPHGLHVHQFGDLTKNCSSCGDHFNPDRTSHGGPQDSDRHRGDLGNVHAGADGRAIFRIEDEQLKNPKQICSCDGLTIWEERGRPIAGEGRKAQTPAHL encoded by the exons ATGGCCTCGGACTCGGGGAACCGCGGGACCACCTGCACG CTGGAGTTTGCGGTGCAGATGACCTGTCAGAACTGCGTGGACGCGGTGCACAAGTCCCTGCAAGGGGTGTCAG AACAGGGgtacctgccctctgccccttctCTCCTCCCAGGTGTCCAGAGTGTGGAGGTGCAGCTGGAGAACCAGATGGTCCTGGTGGAGACCACCCTCCCCAGCCAGGACGTGCAGGCCCTTCTAGAAAGCACAGGGCGGCAGGCGGTGCTCAAGGGCATGGGCAGTGGCCTGTTGG GGAACCTGGGGGCAGCAGTGGCCATTCTGGAGGGGCCTGGTGCTGTGCAAGGGGTTGTACGCTTCCTACAGCTGACCCCTGAGTGCTGCCTCATTGAGGGGACCATTGACGGCCTGGAGCCTGGGCCTCACGGACTCCATGTCCATCAGTTTGGGGACCTGACAAAGAACTGCAGCAG ctGTGGGGACCACTTTAATCCTGACAGAACATCTCATGGGGGCCCCCAGGACTCTGACCGG CACCGTGGAGACCTGGGGAACGTCCACGCTGGTGCAGACGGCCGAGCCATCTTCAGGATCgaggatgagcagctgaag AACCCCAAGCAGATCTGCTCCTGTGATGGCCTC
- the CCS gene encoding copper chaperone for superoxide dismutase isoform X4, which yields MASDSGNRGTTCTLEFAVQMTCQNCVDAVHKSLQGVSEQGYLPSAPSLLPGVQSVEVQLENQMVLVETTLPSQDVQALLESTGRQAVLKGMGSGLLGNLGAAVAILEGPGAVQGVVRFLQLTPECCLIEGTIDGLEPGPHGLHVHQFGDLTKNCSSCGDHFNPDRTSHGGPQDSDRHRGDLGNVHAGADGRAIFRIEDEQLKVGLWHHRTLCWPFPEPQADLLL from the exons ATGGCCTCGGACTCGGGGAACCGCGGGACCACCTGCACG CTGGAGTTTGCGGTGCAGATGACCTGTCAGAACTGCGTGGACGCGGTGCACAAGTCCCTGCAAGGGGTGTCAG AACAGGGgtacctgccctctgccccttctCTCCTCCCAGGTGTCCAGAGTGTGGAGGTGCAGCTGGAGAACCAGATGGTCCTGGTGGAGACCACCCTCCCCAGCCAGGACGTGCAGGCCCTTCTAGAAAGCACAGGGCGGCAGGCGGTGCTCAAGGGCATGGGCAGTGGCCTGTTGG GGAACCTGGGGGCAGCAGTGGCCATTCTGGAGGGGCCTGGTGCTGTGCAAGGGGTTGTACGCTTCCTACAGCTGACCCCTGAGTGCTGCCTCATTGAGGGGACCATTGACGGCCTGGAGCCTGGGCCTCACGGACTCCATGTCCATCAGTTTGGGGACCTGACAAAGAACTGCAGCAG ctGTGGGGACCACTTTAATCCTGACAGAACATCTCATGGGGGCCCCCAGGACTCTGACCGG CACCGTGGAGACCTGGGGAACGTCCACGCTGGTGCAGACGGCCGAGCCATCTTCAGGATCgaggatgagcagctgaag GTTGGCTTGTGGCATCATCGCACGCTCTGCTGGCCTTTTCCAGAACCCCAAGCAGATCTGCTCCTGTGA
- the CCDC87 gene encoding coiled-coil domain-containing protein 87 translates to MEPYNPEFELQRFYHRLLRPLSLFPRKETRPEPQKRLPQEVPALLPLPVSRLTVASLCRQVARRLASSGLEVRVPAEGRLRFTEVILDELKCSWQEPPSEPSLSHLNNQRLRKRLQLHVLLSSEQLFLRYLHLLKTMSTPAGIFTESATLTRLAAGLARDCTVLLTSPEVYRCLLADFLGLLKVERAEGGMRKLRPAGPTGPFRIGPLPGSHTTDFAQVPCSSLNLNYLIQLSRPREFLNEPELDPVKELKSIPQLKRKKPLLWLSSMQQKRTSDLNSSHTVPLPRHSVPPTSRAPSTSHLPLNSWLQRGQSMPNLREGWKLADELGLPQRPRRPLTPLILVTESKPELAGDMVTEDLKQLVNTKLEWTHHSPPDSGLPPLLGALTHCPTEAHRMEELQRMLKGLEEEEASVQRGLRSPKCPSLQPQPVTVTLKLRNQFVVQAAAVQVSERNFLDSFHVEGAGVLYNHLAGEIEPKLIEEMDINHFAGNSIREVYKELMSHVSADHFSFDQGPLVEPAADKDWSVFLSSTFLRQEKQYCIINPSLAGLYSQRENTLQYNPDRMSSVTSLQATKGWEKWANKASWMNTWKTTLSVDDYFKYLTNQETDFLHVIYQMYEEEAPVEIIAPVKESLKIQHPPPLLEDEEPDFVPGEWDWNTVLGHLPGTKRISLLGEPHKVLILQKRLEQLWSMLEVPENDRLDMAIKYSSNARLRQLPALVSAWEQALKPIQLRETLLGRLESFERQACDPNRFFQKTDMGLSRFLEENKIRNHLHRKISLVEASLASLLEEIELIFGEPVTFKGRRYLDKMKLDKVEMLYWLQQWRRFHHLTRVQKASQQSALCRRFSSQPFIAPGNTPITL, encoded by the coding sequence ATGGAGCCCTATAACCCCGAGTTTGAACTCCAGCGGTTTTACCACCGCTTGCTGCGTCCGCTGTCGCTCTTCCCTCGCAAGGAGACGCGTCCAGAGCCTCAGAAGCGCCTCCCGCAGGAGGTCCCGGCGCTGCTGCCTCTGCCAGTGTCGCGGCTGACGGTGGCGTCGCTGTGCCGCCAGGTGGCCAGGCGGCTGGCCAGCAGCGGACTGGAGGTGCGGGTGCCTGCCGAGGGCCGACTCCGTTTCACCGAGGTCATCCTGGACGAGCTGAAATGCAGCTGGCAGGAGCCTCCCAGCGAACCTAGCCTGAGCCACTTGAACAACCAGAGGCTGCGGAAGCGGCTCCAGCTTCACGTGCTGCTCAGCAGCGAGCAGCTCTTCTTGCGCTACCTGCACCTGCTGAAGACCATGTCGACCCCCGCAGGTATCTTCACCGAATCAGCCACGCTCACCCGCTTGGCCGCCGGCCTCGCCAGGGACTGCACAGTCCTCCTCACCAGTCCCGAGGTCTACCGCTGCCTGCTCGCCGACTTCCTCGGCCTGCTGAAGGTAGAGCGGGCCGAAGGCGGCATGCGCAAGCTACGCCCGGCAGGCCCCACGGGGCCTTTCAGGATTGGCCCTCTCCCGGGGTCTCACACCACCGACTTCGCGCAAGTGCCATGCTCCAGCCTTAACCTGAACTACCTCATTCAACTAAGCCGCCCGCGAGAGTTTCTCAATGAGCCTGAACTGGATCCAGTGAAGGAATTGAAGTCCATCCCCCAGCTGAAGAGGAAAAAGCCTCTCCTCTGGCTGTCCTCCATGCAACAGAAGAGAACAAGTGACTTGAATTCCTCACATACTGTGCCGCTGCCCAGGCACTCTGTGCCTCCCACCAGCCGGGCTCCCTCCACCTCCCATTTGCCCCTCAACTCCTGGCTCCAGAGGGGCCAGTCCATGCCCAATCTGCGGGAAGGCTGGAAGCTGGCAGATGAGTTAGGCCTTCCTCAGCGACCTCGTCGCCCCTTAACCCCGTTGATTCTGGTTACAGAGAGTAAACCAGAGCTGGCAGGGGACATGGTGACTGAGGACCTGAAGCAGTTGGTGAACACAAAATTGGAGTGGACTCACCACTCACCGCCGGACTCAGGCCTGCCCCCACTCCTTGGGGCCCTGACCCACTGCCCAACTGAAGCACATCGCATGGAAGAGCTGCAAAGAATGTTGAAGGGCCTCGAGGAGGAAGAAGCCTCTGTGCAGAGGGGCCTCCGATCTCCCAAATGCCCTTCACTTCAACCACAGCCAGTTACTGTTACTTTGAAGCTAAGAAATCAGTTTGTGGTCCAGGCAGCGGCAGTACAGGTCTCAGAGAGAAACTTCTTGGACTCCTTCCACGTTGAGGGGGCTGGAGTCCTATACAACCACTTGGCTGGTGAAATAGAACCCAAACTTATTGAGGAAATGGATATCAATCACTTTGCCGGCAATAGCATCAGGGAGGTCTATAAGGAGTTGATGAGCCATGTCTCTGCTGACCACTTCTCTTTTGACCAAGGACCCTTGGTTGAGCCTGCAGCTGATAAGGACTGGTCAGTCTTCCTGTCATCAACCTTTCTACGTCAAGAAAAACAGTATTGTATTATCAACCCCAGTCTAGCTGGACTTTATTCTCAGAGAGAAAACACTTTACAGTACAACCCTGATAGAATGTCCTCTGTCACATCACTCCAAGCAACCAAAGGCTGGGAGAAGTGGGCAAACAAGGCCTCATGGATGAACACATGGAAAACCACCTTGTCTGTGGATGACTACTTCAAGTACCTCACCAACCAGGAGACAGATTTCCTCCATGTCATCTACCAAATGTATGAAGAGGAGGCTCCTGTGGAGATCATAGCCCCTGTCAAAGAGTCCCTAAAAATTCAACACCCACCTCCCTTGCTAGAAGACGAAGAGCCAGACTTTGTGCCAGGAGAGTGGGATTGGAACACAGTGCTGGGGCACCTGCCAGGAACTAAGAGAATCAGCCTCCTGGGAGAACCCCACAAAGTGCTGATCCTGCAGAAGCGTCTGGAGCAGCTGTGGTCCATGCTTGAAGTCCCAGAAAATGACCGGCTGGACATGGCCATCAAGTACAGCTCCAACGCCCGTTTGAGGCAGTTGCCTGCCTTGGTGAGTGCCTGGGAGCAGGCCCTGAAGCCCATTCAGCTGCGGGAGACATTGCTGGGGAGACTGGAATCATTTGAGCGACAAGCTTGCGACCCCAACCGCTTCTTCCAAAAGACTGACATGGGCTTGAGTCGCTTCCTGGAGGAGAATAAGATCCGCAACCATCTACACAGGAAGATTAGTCTAGTAGAGGCTTCTCTAGCTTCTCTCCTGGAGGAGATAGAGTTGATCTTTGGCGAGCCAGTGACCTTCAAGGGGCGGCGCTACCTGGACAAGATGAAGCTCGACAAAGTGGAGATGCTATACTGGCTGCAGCAGTGGCGACGATTCCACCACCTGACCCGGGTCCAGAAGGCCTCCCAGCAGTCAGCCCTGTGCAGAAGGTTCAGCAGCCAGCCTTTCATAGCTCCTGGGAATACTCCCATTACTCTTTGA